A window from Nitrosopumilus adriaticus encodes these proteins:
- a CDS encoding 30S ribosomal protein S15 produces MGRMHTHRHGKSHSIRPATLRAPSWITQSPKEIEELVVKYSKDGLTPSQIGIKLRDQHSIPLIKPITKKSMGEILEENDLKPDMPEDLENMVNKAVGLQKHLKENKGDNRNVRSLELIEAKVHRLSVYYKRIERIPKTWKYKSVVAQLE; encoded by the coding sequence ATGGGAAGAATGCACACACACAGACATGGAAAGTCACATTCCATTAGACCAGCTACATTACGTGCACCTTCATGGATTACACAAAGTCCTAAAGAGATTGAAGAATTAGTTGTAAAATACTCTAAGGACGGTTTAACCCCAAGTCAGATTGGAATTAAACTTAGAGATCAGCATTCCATTCCACTAATCAAACCAATTACTAAGAAAAGTATGGGTGAAATTCTTGAAGAAAATGATTTGAAACCAGATATGCCAGAAGACCTAGAAAATATGGTAAACAAAGCAGTCGGTCTTCAAAAACACCTAAAGGAAAACAAGGGAGACAATAGAAATGTAAGATCTTTGGAATTAATAGAAGCCAAAGTTCACAGGTTGTCTGTATACTATAAGAGAATTGAAAGAATTCCTAAAACCTGGAAATATAAATCCGTGGTTGCTCAATTAGAGTAA
- a CDS encoding methane monooxygenase/ammonia monooxygenase subunit C — translation MAQMPALIPKEVEIQRLKKIWLIVIAMGSTAASVEVDNFVDGSLHQTSIRDSAFTPAHWWLYSHFITLPLGWGAAAIYDRKVPVLRGPNNSMNTGLKMTILGYLATMFTIGVNEMWHFWFVEEIFAVPNHWMFNMGVVVAFMGALAYVVRVYARLVELGAETPGENPYVAEMYKMALEGKLYSRSIP, via the coding sequence ATGGCACAGATGCCCGCATTAATCCCAAAAGAAGTTGAGATTCAGAGACTTAAAAAAATCTGGCTCATCGTTATTGCTATGGGATCTACTGCAGCATCAGTCGAAGTAGATAACTTCGTTGATGGTTCTCTACATCAGACTTCTATCAGAGATAGTGCATTTACACCAGCACACTGGTGGTTGTATTCCCACTTCATCACATTACCACTTGGATGGGGTGCAGCAGCAATCTATGATAGAAAAGTTCCAGTTCTTAGAGGTCCTAATAATTCAATGAACACTGGTTTGAAGATGACCATTCTTGGTTACCTTGCAACTATGTTTACAATTGGGGTCAATGAGATGTGGCACTTCTGGTTTGTAGAAGAAATATTTGCGGTTCCAAATCACTGGATGTTTAACATGGGTGTAGTAGTTGCATTCATGGGTGCACTTGCATACGTAGTCAGAGTATATGCTCGACTCGTAGAACTAGGTGCAGAAACTCCTGGAGAGAACCCATATGTTGCAGAGATGTACAAGATGGCTTTAGAAGGCAAATTGTACAGTAGATCAATTCCATAG
- a CDS encoding phenylalanine--tRNA ligase subunit alpha, with amino-acid sequence MSQVFHEIEKKIILSLRDNPKQSPETLEKSTQLSPDQIRRGIEWLRLKDLAIVTESKSSIIRLGKNGIESFQKGLPERRLLNLLKTGPKKLSDLQKELGFVFGPSMGLARKNNWVEASSDQISIKNIPSELPGEKTIKLIGENKISKDKIDIDDLTTLLKRPDFIIEDIITSKEISLSDSSKSIKLTESSGEIDVEAKVPETFVARTHPLKDTIDEIREIFVTLGFSEILGNMTQSSFWNFDALFTPQDHPARELQDTFYLDKINAKKIGTAEQIRKVSESHKKNWRYQWDISEAKKMVLRTHTTCVTIKHLAENKPDEARFFSLGRVFRNEKVSYKHLVEFNQIEGVVVGKDASLRNLMGIQREFYKRIGITKIKFWPTFFPYTEPSLQTMVYNEKLGKWIELFGMGIFRPEVTKPLGITKPVLAWGGGIERIAMLKYDLDDVREFYNNNLGWLRSTTKCQ; translated from the coding sequence TTGTCGCAAGTTTTTCATGAAATTGAAAAAAAAATTATCCTGTCTCTAAGAGATAATCCAAAACAATCTCCAGAAACCCTTGAAAAATCTACACAACTTTCGCCTGATCAAATCAGAAGAGGTATTGAATGGCTTCGATTAAAAGATCTAGCAATTGTCACTGAATCAAAATCAAGCATTATTAGATTAGGAAAAAATGGAATTGAATCATTTCAAAAAGGATTACCTGAAAGAAGACTGTTGAATTTACTTAAGACAGGTCCTAAAAAATTATCTGATTTACAAAAAGAATTGGGATTTGTATTTGGCCCTTCAATGGGTTTAGCAAGAAAAAATAATTGGGTAGAAGCCTCATCAGATCAAATTTCTATCAAAAATATTCCTTCAGAACTTCCAGGAGAAAAAACTATCAAACTAATTGGTGAAAATAAAATATCTAAAGATAAAATCGACATTGATGATTTAACTACTCTATTAAAAAGACCTGATTTTATAATTGAAGATATTATTACGTCTAAAGAGATTAGTTTATCTGATTCTTCTAAATCCATCAAACTCACAGAATCTAGTGGAGAAATTGATGTCGAAGCAAAAGTTCCCGAAACTTTTGTTGCTAGAACCCATCCCCTGAAAGATACTATAGATGAAATTCGTGAAATTTTTGTAACATTAGGATTTTCTGAAATTCTTGGCAATATGACTCAATCAAGCTTTTGGAATTTTGATGCATTGTTTACTCCACAAGATCATCCTGCAAGAGAATTGCAAGATACATTTTATCTGGATAAAATAAATGCTAAAAAAATTGGAACGGCAGAACAAATTAGAAAAGTTTCTGAATCACACAAAAAAAATTGGCGATATCAATGGGATATTAGTGAAGCAAAAAAAATGGTTTTGAGAACACACACTACTTGTGTGACAATCAAACATCTTGCTGAAAATAAGCCTGATGAGGCACGTTTTTTCTCATTAGGACGTGTATTTCGAAATGAAAAAGTAAGTTACAAACATCTTGTAGAATTTAATCAAATTGAAGGAGTTGTTGTTGGAAAAGATGCATCTTTAAGAAATTTAATGGGAATACAACGAGAGTTTTACAAACGAATTGGTATTACTAAAATAAAATTTTGGCCAACCTTTTTCCCTTACACTGAACCCTCTCTTCAAACAATGGTATACAATGAAAAATTAGGTAAATGGATTGAATTGTTTGGAATGGGAATTTTTAGACCTGAAGTCACTAAACCCTTAGGAATCACGAAACCTGTTTTAGCTTGGGGTGGTGGTATTGAAAGAATTGCTATGCTAAAATATGATTTAGATGATGTAAGAGAATTTTACAATAATAATCTTGGTTGGTTGAGGAGTACGACAAAATGCCAGTAG
- a CDS encoding DNA adenine methylase yields the protein MKQVYSQISSVAPKPFVKWAGGKRQLIPILNENLSKSFGTYFEPFLGGGALLFHILTERKGQKCSISDLNSDLVLTYTTIRDRIDELISSLKNHEKNYHKDSKSYYYSVRESNPRSEIEKTSRLLFMNRTCFNGLYRVNSKGKFNVPLGRYTNPNIVNEKNLRSVSSILQSSKVAIKCRDFESVLRDAKKGDLVYFDPPYQPVSDTANFTSYTNKNFTYEDLNRLADLCLKLDSRGCNVLLSNSDSKEVADVFSGKSWKIKKIHANRSINSNSKKRTGHFELLIKNY from the coding sequence TTGAAACAAGTATACAGTCAGATTTCATCAGTTGCCCCAAAACCTTTTGTAAAATGGGCAGGTGGAAAACGTCAATTAATTCCAATATTAAATGAGAATCTCTCAAAATCATTTGGAACATATTTTGAGCCATTTTTGGGAGGTGGTGCATTACTCTTCCATATCCTTACTGAAAGAAAGGGTCAAAAATGCAGTATTTCGGATTTGAATTCTGACCTAGTTTTGACATATACTACAATTCGAGACAGAATTGATGAATTAATTTCATCACTCAAAAATCACGAAAAAAACTATCATAAAGATTCTAAATCATATTATTATTCAGTTAGAGAATCCAATCCGAGAAGCGAGATTGAAAAAACATCAAGATTACTGTTTATGAATAGAACTTGTTTTAATGGATTGTATCGTGTAAATAGCAAAGGGAAATTCAATGTTCCTTTAGGGAGATATACAAATCCAAATATAGTAAATGAGAAAAATTTGCGTTCAGTAAGTTCCATTTTACAATCAAGCAAAGTTGCAATAAAATGCAGAGATTTTGAATCTGTTCTTCGAGATGCAAAAAAAGGTGATCTAGTATACTTTGACCCACCATATCAGCCAGTTAGCGATACTGCCAACTTTACAAGTTACACTAACAAGAATTTCACATATGAAGATCTCAATAGACTAGCAGATCTTTGTTTGAAATTAGATTCTAGAGGATGTAATGTTTTATTATCAAATTCAGACTCTAAAGAGGTAGCAGATGTGTTCTCAGGCAAATCTTGGAAAATTAAAAAAATCCATGCTAATCGTTCCATTAATTCAAATTCTAAAAAACGAACTGGACACTTTGAATTATTAATTAAAAATTATTAA
- a CDS encoding DHHA1 domain-containing protein: protein MTKSLDESLSYFKDKISDCIKSKKSISVTTHIDCDGLTSGSIITKALIRAGANCTVRTSKEFSKNVVESFKTDSRDFHIVTDLGGGFASELDSTLGDNWIVLDHHQIPDKEMDNQNVINAWKYGMDGGVEICAGGMAYLASMSLDEKNSDLSAIAIVSALGDRQDQGERKSFTGKNFEIANTAKEQGLVDIDLDLLLVGRETRPLPDALAFTSQPFIEGLTWNRDACLSLLNSSGIKLKDGGRWRVPAELNEEEKRQVIESISKFTAGKNATEIMSELIGYTYTFPREDNRSFLRDGREFSTMLNSCGRINRSGVGMAICMGDRNKILREGETILTDYRKMIREYMSILSNERWRISESETCIMVNGEDIVPETMTGTISSLIAGSPKNSGKIVILRTKGEENTIKFSSRKSFGCNSDINLSEIMRTGAEKFDGIGGGHNAAAGAKITKDKLDEFLNYLEVNVVNMSSPTSSK, encoded by the coding sequence ATGACAAAATCACTTGATGAGTCACTATCATATTTCAAAGATAAAATTTCAGATTGCATTAAATCAAAAAAATCAATTTCTGTTACAACCCACATTGATTGTGACGGACTTACATCTGGAAGTATTATCACCAAAGCTCTAATCAGAGCAGGTGCAAATTGCACAGTAAGAACATCAAAAGAATTTAGTAAAAATGTAGTAGAATCCTTCAAAACAGACTCTAGAGACTTTCATATAGTTACAGATCTAGGAGGAGGTTTTGCAAGTGAACTTGATTCAACTCTCGGAGATAATTGGATTGTATTGGATCATCATCAAATTCCAGATAAAGAAATGGATAATCAAAATGTCATAAATGCATGGAAATATGGAATGGATGGAGGAGTTGAGATTTGTGCAGGAGGTATGGCATATCTTGCATCTATGTCACTTGATGAAAAAAATTCAGATTTGTCTGCCATTGCTATAGTTTCTGCATTAGGAGACAGACAAGATCAGGGAGAAAGGAAATCATTTACTGGTAAAAATTTTGAGATTGCAAATACTGCAAAAGAACAGGGTCTGGTAGATATCGATTTAGATTTATTACTTGTAGGTAGAGAGACTAGACCTCTTCCAGATGCACTTGCATTTACTTCACAGCCATTTATTGAGGGCCTCACCTGGAATAGAGATGCATGTCTTTCTCTTCTAAACTCATCAGGAATTAAGCTAAAAGATGGAGGAAGGTGGAGAGTTCCAGCTGAATTAAACGAGGAGGAAAAAAGACAAGTAATTGAATCAATTTCTAAATTTACAGCAGGCAAAAATGCTACAGAAATAATGTCTGAACTTATTGGATATACCTATACATTTCCAAGGGAAGATAACAGAAGTTTCCTCCGAGACGGAAGAGAGTTTTCAACGATGTTAAATTCCTGTGGAAGGATTAATCGTTCTGGTGTTGGAATGGCAATATGTATGGGAGACAGAAACAAGATACTCAGAGAAGGGGAAACAATTCTAACAGATTATAGAAAAATGATCAGAGAATATATGAGCATATTATCAAATGAGAGATGGCGAATTTCAGAAAGTGAAACATGCATCATGGTAAATGGTGAGGATATAGTACCTGAAACAATGACTGGAACTATATCATCATTAATTGCAGGCTCTCCAAAAAATTCAGGAAAGATTGTAATTTTGAGAACAAAGGGTGAAGAAAATACAATAAAATTCTCATCAAGAAAATCTTTTGGTTGTAATTCGGATATCAATCTCAGTGAAATTATGAGAACTGGTGCTGAAAAATTTGATGGGATTGGAGGTGGACATAACGCAGCAGCAGGGGCAAAAATAACTAAAGACAAATTGGACGAATTTCTCAATTATTTAGAAGTAAATGTCGTTAACATGTCAAGTCCAACTAGTTCTAAATAA
- a CDS encoding tryptophan--tRNA ligase encodes MSADDFIVTPWHVEGDIDYDKLIKQFGTEKISVELLERMKKITGEDNFMLRRGIFFSHREMNRILDEYEKGNKFFLYTGRGPSGHTHIGHLVPWVFAKWLQEKFDVNMYFQLTDDEKFFSKPNLTLEETNKFAFENALDFIALGFKPDKTKIIINTKNIQTLYPIAAQVAKKINFSNTKATFGFTNETNIGMIFYTSLQSAPCFIEDKPVLIPLGVDQDPHFRLTRDIAPKIGKPKPALIHNIMIPALKGPGGKMSASDENGTIYTTDSPNVVKKKINKHAFSGGQPDIEEHRKIGGNPDIDVSFQYLRIFFEPDDNKLKTIYEDYKSGKLLSGELKAILIEKINDFLLIHQEKREKARDKIHEFLLENK; translated from the coding sequence ATGTCAGCTGATGACTTTATTGTAACTCCTTGGCATGTTGAAGGTGATATTGATTATGACAAATTAATCAAGCAATTTGGTACAGAAAAGATTTCAGTAGAACTTTTGGAGAGAATGAAAAAAATTACAGGAGAAGACAATTTTATGCTTAGAAGAGGGATTTTCTTCTCTCACAGAGAAATGAATAGAATTCTTGATGAATATGAAAAAGGGAACAAATTCTTTCTATATACTGGAAGGGGTCCATCTGGGCATACTCATATTGGACACTTAGTACCATGGGTATTTGCAAAATGGTTACAAGAAAAATTTGATGTTAATATGTATTTTCAGCTTACAGATGATGAAAAATTTTTTTCAAAACCAAATCTTACTTTGGAGGAGACAAATAAATTCGCTTTTGAAAATGCTCTTGATTTTATTGCATTAGGTTTCAAACCAGATAAGACAAAAATTATTATCAACACAAAAAATATTCAAACACTTTATCCTATTGCAGCTCAAGTTGCAAAAAAAATTAATTTTTCTAACACAAAAGCAACATTTGGTTTTACAAATGAAACAAACATTGGAATGATTTTTTATACTTCATTGCAATCAGCTCCATGCTTTATTGAAGATAAACCGGTTTTAATTCCTTTAGGGGTAGATCAAGATCCTCATTTTAGACTAACAAGAGATATAGCTCCAAAAATTGGTAAGCCAAAACCTGCATTAATTCACAACATTATGATTCCTGCATTAAAAGGACCTGGAGGTAAAATGTCAGCATCAGATGAAAATGGAACAATTTACACTACTGATTCTCCAAATGTTGTAAAGAAGAAAATCAACAAGCATGCATTTTCTGGAGGTCAACCAGATATTGAGGAGCATAGAAAAATTGGTGGAAATCCAGACATTGATGTTTCATTTCAATATTTGAGAATATTTTTTGAACCAGATGATAATAAATTAAAAACAATTTATGAAGATTATAAATCAGGGAAATTACTATCAGGTGAATTAAAAGCAATACTTATTGAAAAAATTAATGATTTTCTTTTAATCCATCAAGAAAAAAGAGAAAAGGCAAGAGACAAGATACATGAATTTCTTTTGGAGAATAAATGA
- a CDS encoding CxxC-x17-CxxC domain-containing protein, translated as MELYKSKYSNKKNSRRSSTGDNGPSRSFRNSSRDKYSRDDRGSRNDSRDESTTVTCSDCGTECTVPFVPRTNKPVYCSDCFRQNKPQDSGNDRYSRDDRGSRFSSKRESRRENNRTRKPRNDKFLRKQESFFSNGSDKFYETIKEKLYEILGGKICSNCGFKDERALGISPISENVTSDNSGRGGDAASWGKYISAPDLAREELKVFCLNCNQIREPIPKRTEDRSRPKSKKSKYFPR; from the coding sequence ATGGAACTCTACAAATCAAAGTACTCCAATAAAAAAAATTCGCGAAGATCTTCCACTGGAGATAATGGTCCGTCACGTTCTTTTAGAAACTCTAGTAGGGATAAATATTCACGAGATGATAGAGGTTCACGAAATGACAGTAGAGATGAATCAACAACTGTAACTTGTTCTGATTGTGGGACTGAATGTACTGTTCCATTTGTTCCAAGAACTAACAAACCAGTTTACTGTAGTGATTGTTTCAGACAAAACAAACCACAAGATTCAGGAAATGATAGATATTCACGAGATGATAGAGGTTCACGATTTTCATCCAAACGAGAGTCTCGTCGAGAAAATAATAGGACTAGAAAACCACGAAATGATAAATTTTTGAGAAAACAAGAAAGTTTCTTTTCTAATGGTTCTGACAAATTTTATGAAACCATCAAAGAGAAGTTATATGAAATTTTAGGTGGGAAAATATGTTCTAATTGTGGTTTTAAGGATGAAAGAGCATTAGGAATTAGTCCAATTTCTGAAAATGTAACTTCTGATAATTCTGGTCGTGGTGGTGATGCTGCATCTTGGGGGAAATATATTTCAGCACCAGATCTTGCTAGAGAAGAATTAAAGGTATTTTGTTTAAATTGTAATCAGATTAGAGAGCCTATACCAAAACGAACAGAAGATAGATCAAGACCAAAATCTAAAAAGAGTAAATACTTTCCTAGATAA
- a CDS encoding ammonia monooxygenase, translating to MVWLRRCTHYLFIVVVAVNSTLLTINAGDYIFYTDWAWTSFTVFSISQTLMLIVGATYYLTFTGVPGTATYYALIMTVYTWIAKGAWFSLGYPYDFIVTPVWLPSAMLLDLVYWATKKNKHSLILFGGVLVGMSLPLFNMVNLITVADPLETAFKYPRPTLPPYMTPIEPQVGKFYNSPVALGAGAGAVLGCTMAALGVKLNTWTYRWMAAWSKWD from the coding sequence ATGGTCTGGTTAAGACGATGTACACACTACTTATTCATAGTAGTAGTTGCAGTTAACTCAACACTGTTAACAATTAATGCAGGAGACTACATCTTCTACACTGACTGGGCTTGGACTTCGTTCACGGTATTCTCAATATCGCAAACGTTGATGCTTATTGTAGGTGCTACGTATTATCTAACATTTACAGGAGTTCCAGGCACAGCAACGTACTACGCTCTAATTATGACAGTATACACATGGATAGCAAAAGGCGCATGGTTTTCGCTAGGATATCCATATGACTTCATTGTCACCCCAGTTTGGTTACCATCAGCAATGCTGTTGGACTTAGTATACTGGGCAACAAAGAAGAACAAGCACTCCTTGATACTGTTTGGCGGCGTACTGGTAGGAATGTCATTACCATTATTCAATATGGTAAACCTGATAACAGTAGCAGACCCACTAGAAACGGCATTCAAATATCCAAGACCAACATTGCCACCATATATGACACCAATCGAACCGCAAGTAGGTAAATTCTATAACAGCCCAGTTGCTCTCGGTGCAGGTGCAGGTGCAGTATTGGGATGTACAATGGCAGCATTAGGTGTCAAACTGAACACTTGGACATACAGATGGATGGCCGCATGGTCAAAGTGGGACTAA
- a CDS encoding methane monooxygenase/ammonia monooxygenase subunit B, producing the protein MVEKRIFVFGLAVVLALGTLGFNWVESILPTADAHGVQAQLQSRFIRIEDETFNRQSLQTGETLTLQGTLVSLVERDLRGWLSIFSESTNAGNRWEMLARDPPGNVFDIPGNAIVDYSLSAKALEAGVYHVHTQLNVAKVGPGLGPGQTVVVEGEPIIKPIPYTNIAYQSIIIGVGYVITFATRPWQVI; encoded by the coding sequence ATGGTCGAAAAAAGAATTTTCGTATTTGGACTAGCTGTAGTACTTGCACTAGGAACATTAGGTTTCAACTGGGTTGAATCCATTCTTCCAACTGCAGATGCACACGGTGTCCAAGCACAACTCCAGAGTCGTTTCATCAGAATTGAGGATGAAACCTTTAACAGACAATCCCTGCAAACTGGCGAAACCTTGACACTTCAAGGAACACTAGTCAGTCTTGTAGAAAGAGACCTTAGAGGATGGCTATCTATCTTCTCAGAGTCAACCAACGCAGGTAACAGATGGGAAATGTTAGCAAGAGATCCACCAGGAAACGTCTTTGACATTCCAGGTAACGCTATTGTTGATTATTCACTATCTGCAAAAGCACTTGAAGCAGGTGTATATCACGTACACACCCAACTCAATGTAGCCAAAGTTGGTCCAGGACTCGGTCCAGGTCAAACAGTTGTCGTTGAAGGCGAACCAATTATCAAACCAATCCCATATACCAACATCGCATATCAATCAATTATCATAGGTGTTGGATATGTCATTACGTTTGCAACAAGACCCTGGCAAGTAATCTAA
- a CDS encoding B12-binding domain-containing protein, translating into MGKGYSTESIRAKLILSLKNSDTGMSGVEISKKIGINRITMSKYLKIFAAEGLLRQKNIGNVTLWFLEPGQESFNFPDDYFKVGPAYLEYLVKGTDEQAQSLIRNCLHSGATTNRLILEVIFPAVDHIQNLFDDGKIGTAELNLLKTTISKSFQIFNQLQIVTDPKKNVVVIAADSQSILISEAASAAYHSEGWRVSHLGDMSSAIDVLFDLDFQKLVGKIWKQKPGILLVIIFSHSNEGLNFFANSINPIKGKSGKNLKLVLCGKTSKKSKINSDLLSDKLEDILQWSKTTADNLK; encoded by the coding sequence ATGGGTAAGGGCTATTCAACAGAATCAATTAGAGCGAAATTGATTTTATCTTTGAAAAATTCTGATACTGGAATGTCGGGAGTTGAGATTTCTAAAAAAATCGGCATTAATAGAATTACAATGTCAAAATATCTCAAAATTTTTGCAGCCGAAGGATTGCTTCGCCAAAAAAATATTGGAAATGTGACTTTGTGGTTTTTAGAACCAGGTCAAGAATCTTTCAACTTTCCTGATGATTATTTCAAAGTGGGACCGGCCTACCTTGAATATCTGGTTAAAGGTACTGATGAACAAGCTCAATCTTTAATTCGAAATTGCTTGCATTCTGGTGCAACTACCAATCGATTGATTCTTGAAGTGATTTTTCCTGCAGTTGATCATATACAGAATCTATTTGATGACGGAAAAATTGGAACCGCAGAACTTAATCTGCTAAAAACTACAATTTCAAAATCATTTCAAATATTCAATCAACTTCAGATAGTAACTGATCCAAAAAAGAATGTAGTTGTAATTGCAGCTGATTCGCAAAGTATCCTGATTTCCGAAGCTGCATCTGCAGCATATCATTCAGAGGGATGGAGGGTCTCTCATTTAGGTGACATGTCTTCGGCAATTGATGTTTTATTTGATCTTGATTTTCAAAAATTGGTAGGAAAAATCTGGAAGCAAAAACCTGGAATTTTACTAGTAATAATATTCTCACATTCAAATGAGGGATTGAACTTTTTTGCAAATTCTATAAATCCGATTAAAGGAAAATCTGGAAAAAATTTGAAGCTAGTCCTATGTGGTAAAACATCAAAAAAATCTAAAATTAATTCTGATTTACTTTCTGATAAACTTGAGGATATTTTACAATGGTCCAAAACAACTGCTGACAATCTAAAATGA
- a CDS encoding thioredoxin family protein, which yields MVLLESQVKLKTGSIAPDFELLGIDDKKHSLNDYSNYKGILVIFMCNHCPYVKAKVDALNELYEKFGNEIAIIGINSNDSTDYPEDSFEAMKETAKEKGFKFDYLVDETQEVAKKYGAMCTPDPFLFNSQKQLVFHGRIDNAMKPDDSPTEKTMINNMQKLLSGEKIENDFDPSIGCSIKWKEN from the coding sequence ATGGTTCTTTTAGAGTCTCAAGTCAAACTAAAAACTGGAAGTATTGCACCAGATTTCGAATTACTGGGAATTGACGACAAAAAACATTCCCTAAATGATTACAGTAACTACAAAGGGATTTTGGTAATTTTCATGTGTAATCATTGTCCATATGTTAAAGCTAAAGTAGATGCGTTAAATGAGTTGTATGAAAAATTTGGAAATGAGATAGCCATTATAGGAATTAACAGTAATGACTCTACGGATTATCCTGAAGATAGTTTTGAAGCTATGAAAGAGACTGCAAAAGAAAAAGGATTCAAATTCGATTATTTGGTGGATGAAACACAAGAAGTTGCAAAGAAATATGGAGCAATGTGCACACCTGATCCATTCCTGTTTAACAGTCAAAAACAATTGGTTTTTCATGGAAGAATAGACAATGCTATGAAGCCAGACGATTCCCCAACTGAAAAGACAATGATCAACAATATGCAAAAATTATTGTCCGGTGAAAAAATTGAAAATGATTTTGACCCATCAATTGGTTGCTCAATCAAGTGGAAAGAAAATTAA
- a CDS encoding response regulator, whose protein sequence is MHSLKILVVEDSEAIAGFYKDVLESEGHKVSIAVDGREEIELYENEMCSHQSEQQPPFDLIVSDNSMPVLNGIEAGAKILEMMPNQKIFFVTANKDMILKKFSVDGKNIDVAAKPIKIDLFLKKVNSLAQN, encoded by the coding sequence ATGCATAGTTTGAAAATTCTTGTTGTGGAAGATTCTGAGGCAATAGCAGGGTTTTACAAAGATGTCTTAGAATCTGAAGGACATAAAGTCAGTATTGCAGTGGATGGAAGAGAAGAGATTGAACTTTATGAGAATGAAATGTGTTCACATCAATCTGAACAACAACCCCCTTTTGATCTAATTGTAAGTGATAATTCAATGCCTGTATTAAACGGGATTGAAGCAGGTGCAAAAATTTTAGAGATGATGCCAAATCAGAAGATTTTTTTTGTTACAGCAAACAAGGATATGATTTTAAAAAAATTCAGTGTTGATGGAAAAAATATCGATGTTGCAGCAAAACCAATCAAAATCGATTTATTTTTGAAGAAAGTAAATTCACTTGCTCAAAATTAA
- a CDS encoding phosphopantetheine adenylyltransferase: MSKFSLVAMGGTFDIIHKGHLTLLSSAFDISDKVIIGLTSDELAKKKGKILLHEYEKRLENLSVELLKKYPSTSFQISKLNNDFGPAVLEKEVQALVVSDETSNQGNILNKLRSEKKLPPVEIITVPMFLAKDGKRISTTRIKNSEIDIEGNSLSIDK; encoded by the coding sequence ATGTCTAAATTTTCACTTGTTGCAATGGGTGGGACTTTTGATATAATCCATAAAGGACATTTGACATTACTTTCAAGTGCATTTGATATTTCAGATAAAGTGATAATTGGATTAACTAGTGATGAGCTAGCTAAAAAGAAAGGAAAAATTCTACTTCATGAATATGAAAAACGACTTGAAAATTTGAGTGTAGAACTTTTAAAAAAATACCCTAGTACTTCTTTTCAAATAAGTAAATTAAATAATGATTTTGGACCTGCAGTTCTAGAAAAAGAAGTTCAAGCACTTGTAGTAAGTGATGAAACCAGTAATCAAGGAAATATCTTAAATAAATTACGTTCAGAAAAGAAACTTCCCCCTGTTGAAATTATTACGGTTCCAATGTTTTTGGCAAAAGATGGAAAAAGAATATCTACCACTAGAATAAAAAATTCTGAAATTGACATTGAGGGGAACTCGCTTTCAATTGACAAGTAG